One Rhodoferax ferrireducens T118 DNA segment encodes these proteins:
- a CDS encoding DUF4124 domain-containing protein produces the protein MKNSIHQVNPKTWGATAAIGAALLLAVGLAQAQTIYRVVGADGKVTFSDKPPVAAANVSTTEAGGKAMSAGGPALPFELRQVVSKYPVTLYTSSNCAPCGSGRALLSSRGIPFTEKTVNTAEDSDALQRISGENSLPFLTIGGQQIKGFSDSEWTQFLNAAGYPKASVLPSAYRNPATTPLVVVQKPVPTAKAEENQNQPQSPAPGQAPVDSPSNPAGIKF, from the coding sequence ATGAAAAATAGCATCCATCAAGTCAACCCAAAAACATGGGGCGCCACTGCCGCCATTGGTGCGGCGCTGCTGCTGGCCGTGGGCCTGGCGCAGGCCCAGACGATTTATCGCGTGGTGGGGGCGGATGGCAAAGTGACGTTTTCTGACAAACCCCCGGTCGCTGCGGCCAACGTGAGCACTACCGAGGCGGGCGGCAAGGCGATGAGTGCCGGCGGGCCCGCGCTGCCGTTTGAGTTGCGGCAAGTGGTCAGCAAATACCCGGTCACGCTCTACACCTCCAGCAATTGCGCCCCCTGTGGATCGGGTCGCGCGCTGCTCAGCAGTCGCGGCATTCCATTCACCGAGAAAACCGTCAATACGGCCGAAGATAGCGATGCGCTGCAACGCATCAGTGGTGAGAACTCGCTGCCCTTTCTGACCATTGGCGGCCAGCAAATCAAGGGCTTCTCTGATTCGGAGTGGACACAATTTCTGAATGCAGCAGGTTATCCCAAGGCATCCGTGCTGCCCAGCGCCTACCGCAATCCGGCCACAACACCCTTGGTTGTGGTCCAAAAACCGGTTCCCACTGCCAAAGCTGAAGAGAATCAGAATCAGCCCCAATCGCCAGCGCCAGGCCAGGCGCCGGTGGACAGCCCCTCCAATCCGGCAGGTATCAAGTTTTAA
- a CDS encoding PAS domain-containing sensor histidine kinase, with amino-acid sequence MPSSSLIPLAGPEKLTPPARLKRWWQRLAPQRQDRFAVLAPLVAVVLFLAAIVAAFGYLRLEEIEREQEAVNRDVEYTQQRLRLRLLERQEQLMRIAREVSNRELDADEFQSRAEAIVNQYPELESLSWIDNRRNVKASFGSVSLAPHLVKKIGSTLEPGESVSSYNLARELQQPIYAMHAAGANSPAVLQLHIPFSDRARFLGVLLAEYSIDGLFRYGVPAEVSARYAVSFHDANGGLLAGTSIAPRKPGARLLPWDKPVNFYEVPVSPVGNGLIIRAQAYRASLGVVGSGLFWLVNALSLMTAWMLIANWRHTRRRMQAQQALISETSFRRAMENSMLTGMRALDLQGRITYVNPAFCRMTGWSEPDLVGRTAPFPYWPEADIDSLSSRLQEELAGKIQSSGIQFRVKRRDGSLFDARLYVSPLIDAHGIQTGWMTSMTDISEPNRIRDQLSASHERFTTVLEALDASISVAPLGSDELLFANKLYRLWFGTEAGGHLQLVAEAGVPATPTSDDSLDPVDAFAGLPTNSLPDSDPESAELYVDALGKWLEVRTRYLSWVDGRLAQMVIATDITARRVAEEQSAAQIERAQTASRLITMGEMASSVAHELNQPLTAINNYCNGMVSRIKSQQISEDELLGALEKTAKQAQRAGQIIHRIRSFVKRSEPNRSPSNIESMVDEAVELVEIEMRRRNVRLTHYVAPRLPVLLVDPILIEQVLVNLLKNAAESVDAAQRPTAQRSVMLRVAPTQVDDKPVIEFAVLDSGQGLAPEVMARLYEAFHSTKAEGMGIGLSLCRSIVESHLGRMKAENLYNGPDLTGCCFSFWIPMIEVLPPKARLPAGQANDNQGHPSKT; translated from the coding sequence ATGCCTTCAAGTTCTCTTATTCCACTCGCCGGTCCTGAGAAACTCACGCCGCCGGCAAGGTTAAAACGCTGGTGGCAGCGTTTGGCGCCGCAACGGCAGGACCGTTTTGCCGTGCTGGCGCCACTGGTGGCTGTGGTTCTGTTTTTGGCCGCCATCGTGGCGGCATTCGGTTATCTGCGACTGGAGGAAATCGAACGTGAGCAAGAAGCGGTCAATCGGGACGTGGAGTACACGCAGCAGCGTCTGCGTCTGCGGCTGCTGGAGCGCCAGGAACAGCTCATGCGGATCGCGCGTGAGGTTTCCAACCGGGAGCTCGATGCGGACGAGTTCCAGAGCCGGGCCGAGGCGATCGTCAACCAATACCCCGAGTTGGAAAGCCTGAGCTGGATTGACAACCGTCGCAACGTCAAAGCCAGCTTCGGCTCCGTCAGTCTGGCGCCGCACCTGGTTAAAAAAATAGGCAGCACACTGGAGCCAGGCGAATCGGTCAGCAGCTACAACCTGGCACGCGAGCTGCAGCAACCCATTTACGCGATGCACGCGGCAGGTGCCAACAGTCCTGCCGTGCTGCAATTGCACATTCCATTCAGCGACCGCGCCCGCTTTTTGGGTGTTCTGCTGGCCGAATACTCCATCGACGGTTTGTTCCGTTATGGCGTGCCCGCCGAGGTGTCAGCCCGTTACGCGGTCTCGTTCCATGATGCCAACGGGGGCCTGCTGGCGGGCACCAGCATTGCGCCGCGCAAGCCCGGCGCCCGCTTGCTGCCGTGGGACAAACCGGTCAATTTTTATGAAGTCCCGGTATCCCCGGTAGGCAATGGCCTCATCATCCGGGCCCAGGCGTATCGGGCCTCGCTGGGCGTGGTGGGCAGTGGGCTGTTCTGGCTGGTTAACGCCCTGAGCCTGATGACGGCCTGGATGTTGATCGCCAACTGGCGCCATACCCGCCGGCGCATGCAGGCGCAGCAGGCGCTGATATCGGAAACCAGCTTTCGCCGGGCCATGGAAAACTCCATGCTGACGGGCATGCGCGCGCTCGATCTGCAGGGCCGCATCACCTATGTCAATCCGGCTTTTTGCCGCATGACCGGGTGGAGTGAACCCGACCTGGTGGGGCGAACCGCGCCTTTTCCCTATTGGCCCGAGGCTGACATTGATTCCTTGTCTTCACGCCTGCAAGAAGAACTGGCCGGCAAGATTCAGTCCAGTGGCATCCAGTTCCGGGTCAAGCGCCGCGACGGATCGCTGTTTGACGCGCGGCTTTATGTCTCACCGCTGATTGATGCCCATGGCATACAAACCGGCTGGATGACGTCCATGACCGACATCAGTGAACCGAACCGGATTCGGGATCAACTGTCGGCCTCACACGAACGCTTTACCACGGTCCTCGAAGCGCTGGACGCCTCGATCTCGGTGGCGCCGCTGGGCAGCGACGAGCTGTTGTTTGCCAACAAACTGTACCGGCTGTGGTTTGGAACCGAAGCGGGCGGACATCTGCAACTGGTCGCCGAGGCCGGTGTACCGGCAACGCCCACCAGTGATGACTCGCTTGACCCCGTAGACGCTTTTGCCGGTCTGCCCACCAACTCGCTGCCCGACAGCGATCCTGAAAGTGCCGAGCTGTACGTCGACGCCCTGGGCAAGTGGTTGGAGGTGCGCACCCGTTATTTGAGCTGGGTCGATGGTCGCCTGGCGCAAATGGTGATTGCCACAGACATCACCGCGCGCCGGGTTGCCGAGGAACAATCTGCGGCCCAAATCGAGCGTGCCCAGACCGCCAGCCGCTTGATCACCATGGGTGAGATGGCCTCCAGCGTGGCGCACGAACTCAATCAGCCGCTGACCGCCATCAACAACTACTGCAACGGCATGGTGTCGCGCATCAAGTCGCAGCAAATCAGTGAAGACGAGTTGCTGGGTGCACTGGAAAAAACTGCCAAGCAGGCGCAGCGGGCCGGTCAGATCATTCATCGCATTCGCTCTTTCGTCAAACGCAGCGAGCCCAACCGCTCGCCATCGAACATCGAAAGCATGGTGGACGAAGCGGTGGAATTGGTGGAAATCGAGATGCGCCGGCGCAACGTGCGCCTCACCCACTATGTGGCCCCGCGCCTGCCGGTCCTGCTGGTGGACCCGATTCTGATCGAGCAGGTACTGGTCAATTTGCTTAAAAATGCCGCCGAATCTGTGGATGCCGCCCAGCGGCCCACGGCACAACGCAGTGTCATGTTGCGCGTCGCGCCAACGCAGGTCGACGACAAACCGGTGATTGAATTCGCCGTGCTGGACTCCGGCCAGGGGCTCGCGCCCGAGGTGATGGCGCGGCTGTATGAGGCTTTTCATTCCACCAAAGCCGAAGGCATGGGCATCGGCCTGAGCCTGTGCCGCTCGATTGTGGAATCGCACCTGGGCCGGATGAAAGCCGAGAACCTCTACAATGGCCCCGATCTGACCGGCTGCTGTTTCTCGTTCTGGATTCCCATGATAGAAGTGCTGCCACCGAAGGCACGTCTGCCAGCCGGTCAAGCCAACGACAACCAAGGACACCCAAGTAAAACATGA
- a CDS encoding 3-hydroxyacyl-CoA dehydrogenase, with protein sequence MDIAGKVFIVTGGASGLGEGTARMLAAKGGKVVIADMQVEKGEAIAKDIGGAFVKCDVAQEADGQAVVAKAVSMGKLMGLVNCAGIAPAEKTVNKNGAHNLAVFTKCITVNLIGSFNMIRLAADAMCKNEPEATGERGVLISTASVAAYDGQIGQAAYSASKGGIVGMTLPIARDLARNGIRNMTIAPGIFGTPMMFGMPQEVQDSLAASVPFPSRLGTPLDYAKLAQHIFENDMLNGEVIRLDGAIRLAPR encoded by the coding sequence ATGGACATCGCAGGTAAGGTTTTCATCGTCACCGGTGGCGCGTCAGGTTTGGGTGAGGGCACCGCCCGCATGCTGGCGGCCAAGGGCGGCAAAGTGGTCATCGCCGATATGCAGGTTGAAAAAGGCGAAGCCATTGCCAAGGACATTGGCGGTGCTTTCGTCAAATGCGATGTCGCCCAGGAAGCCGATGGTCAGGCCGTGGTCGCCAAGGCTGTTTCCATGGGCAAACTCATGGGCCTGGTCAACTGCGCGGGCATTGCCCCGGCCGAGAAGACCGTGAACAAGAATGGCGCGCACAACCTGGCTGTTTTCACCAAGTGCATTACCGTCAATTTGATCGGCAGTTTCAACATGATTCGCCTGGCGGCGGATGCCATGTGCAAGAACGAACCCGAAGCCACCGGCGAGCGCGGCGTGCTGATTTCCACCGCATCGGTGGCCGCCTATGACGGCCAGATCGGCCAGGCCGCCTACAGCGCGTCCAAAGGGGGCATTGTCGGCATGACGCTGCCGATCGCGCGCGACCTGGCGCGCAACGGCATTCGCAACATGACCATCGCACCCGGTATTTTTGGCACCCCCATGATGTTCGGCATGCCTCAGGAAGTGCAGGACTCGCTGGCCGCCAGCGTGCCCTTTCCCTCGCGGCTGGGCACACCGCTGGACTACGCCAAGCTGGCGCAGCACATTTTCGAGAATGACATGCTCAACGGTGAAGTCATCCGGCTTGACGGCGCCATTCGCCTGGCACCGCGCTAG
- the folD gene encoding bifunctional methylenetetrahydrofolate dehydrogenase/methenyltetrahydrofolate cyclohydrolase FolD: protein MTTQKFGQIIDGVALSAKLRADVATRVLALKARGVTPGLAVILVGEDPASAVYVRNKVKACQDTGVRSVFEKYEATLSEADLLARIAALNADPSIHGILVQMPIPKHINPHKVIEAISVTKDVDGYATLSAGELMTGAPGFRPCTPYGCMKLIETTGIDLRGKHAVVIGRSNTVGKPMALLLLQANATVTVCHSATRDIGYHTRQADVIVAAVGKRNVLTADMVKPGAVVIDVGMNRNDEGKLCGDVDFAGVKEVAGFITPVPGGVGPMTITMLLVNTLEAAERTVK, encoded by the coding sequence ATGACAACGCAGAAATTCGGTCAAATCATTGATGGTGTCGCCCTCTCTGCCAAGCTGCGTGCCGATGTTGCCACCCGCGTGCTGGCGCTCAAGGCACGCGGTGTGACCCCCGGCCTGGCGGTCATTCTGGTCGGCGAAGACCCCGCCAGCGCCGTGTACGTGCGCAACAAGGTCAAGGCCTGCCAAGACACCGGCGTGCGCTCGGTGTTCGAAAAGTACGAGGCTACTCTGTCCGAGGCCGATCTGCTGGCCCGCATTGCCGCGCTCAATGCCGATCCCAGCATCCACGGCATTCTGGTGCAGATGCCGATCCCCAAACACATCAACCCGCACAAGGTGATCGAAGCGATTTCTGTCACCAAAGACGTGGACGGTTATGCCACCTTGAGCGCCGGTGAATTGATGACCGGGGCGCCTGGTTTTCGGCCCTGCACGCCCTACGGCTGCATGAAACTGATTGAAACCACCGGCATTGATTTGCGCGGCAAACACGCCGTGGTCATCGGGCGCAGCAACACGGTGGGCAAACCGATGGCGCTGCTGCTGCTGCAAGCCAATGCTACCGTGACCGTGTGCCACAGCGCCACGCGGGACATCGGCTACCACACCCGCCAGGCGGACGTGATCGTCGCCGCGGTGGGCAAGCGCAATGTACTGACCGCCGATATGGTGAAACCTGGCGCGGTCGTGATTGATGTCGGCATGAACCGCAACGATGAAGGCAAGCTGTGTGGCGATGTGGACTTTGCCGGTGTGAAAGAAGTTGCAGGCTTCATTACCCCGGTGCCCGGTGGGGTCGGCCCCATGACCATTACGATGTTGCTGGTCAACACCCTTGAAGCCGCCGAACGCACCGTCAAGTAA
- a CDS encoding quinone-dependent dihydroorotate dehydrogenase has translation MALIPYALARPFLFSLDPETAHELTVRALALTQGTALQLAYGTSRVNDPITLAGLTFPNRVGLAAGLDKNARCIDGLGAMGFGFVEVGTVTPLAQPGNPRPRLFRLPQAQALINRFGFNNEGLASFMANVKNSTFYRQRQNPNLARKPLPLLLGLNIGKNAATPIERATEDYLTCLDGVYPYADYVAVNISSPNTRNLRSLQSDEALDSLLGAIAHRRQALVAQHGKQTPIFVKIAPDLDASQVDVIAASLRRHGMDGVIATNTTLSRDAVKGLAHADETGGLSGAPVLAMSNRVIGQLRAALGPGFPIIGVGGVMSADDAVSKIRAGADLVQIYTGLIYHGPKLVKQAAALIKTSC, from the coding sequence ATGGCTCTCATCCCTTACGCCCTCGCCCGCCCTTTTTTATTTAGCCTGGACCCGGAGACGGCCCATGAGTTGACCGTGCGTGCGCTGGCGCTGACCCAAGGGACTGCATTGCAACTGGCCTATGGCACCAGCCGGGTGAATGACCCGATCACGCTGGCCGGCCTGACTTTTCCGAACCGCGTTGGGCTGGCCGCCGGGCTGGACAAAAACGCCCGCTGCATTGACGGTCTGGGCGCCATGGGTTTTGGTTTTGTCGAGGTCGGCACCGTCACGCCACTGGCCCAGCCGGGCAACCCCAGACCGCGCCTGTTTCGCCTGCCCCAGGCGCAGGCGCTGATCAACCGGTTCGGGTTTAACAACGAGGGCTTGGCCAGCTTCATGGCCAACGTCAAGAATTCAACCTTTTATCGCCAGCGACAAAACCCGAACCTGGCAAGAAAGCCGCTGCCCTTGTTGCTGGGCCTGAATATCGGCAAGAACGCAGCCACACCGATTGAGCGTGCCACCGAGGACTATCTGACCTGCCTGGACGGTGTCTACCCGTATGCGGACTACGTCGCCGTCAATATTTCAAGCCCCAACACCAGGAACCTGCGTTCACTGCAAAGCGATGAAGCGCTCGACAGTTTGCTCGGCGCGATCGCGCACCGGCGCCAAGCGTTGGTCGCGCAACATGGCAAGCAGACCCCTATCTTTGTCAAGATTGCACCCGACCTGGATGCGTCGCAAGTGGACGTGATTGCAGCCAGCTTGAGGCGCCATGGCATGGACGGCGTGATCGCGACCAACACCACACTCAGCCGGGACGCCGTGAAAGGCCTGGCGCACGCTGATGAAACCGGCGGCTTGTCGGGTGCACCGGTACTGGCCATGAGCAACCGCGTGATCGGACAGCTGCGCGCCGCTTTGGGCCCGGGCTTTCCCATCATTGGCGTCGGCGGCGTGATGAGCGCCGATGACGCGGTGAGCAAAATCAGGGCTGGCGCCGATCTGGTGCAAATCTATACCGGCCTGATTTACCACGGCCCCAAGCTGGTGAAACAGGCCGCGGCACTGATCAAGACCAGCTGCTGA
- a CDS encoding M3 family metallopeptidase, with product MNNPLLSFDDLPLFDQIKPEHVAPAVDQLLAAASAALTRVTAPDFPARWSDIASVLDVATEKLGRAWGAVSHLNSVADTPELRAAYNEALPKITEFFTRLGADERLYAKYKAIDPTSLDAEQRQAHKNALRNFVLGGAELVGADRERFAAIQERQAELGQKFSENALDATDAFAYYAQASELDGVPDDVQQAALTAAQAEGKEGYKLTLKMPCYLPVMQFARKSALREKLYRAYVTRASDQADPQTRKFDNSALISEMLALRLEEAKLLGYRNFGELSVVPKMAESPEHVVTFLRDLATKARPFAEQDLADLREFATQQLNLPDPQAWDWPYVSEKLKEARYAFSEQEVKQYFPAPKVLAGLFKIVETLFDVNIREDHAPVWNAGVKFYRIERTGHLVGQFYLDPSARTGKRGGAWMDDVRSRWLRPDTHQLQTPVAHLVCNFAEGVGDKPALLTHDDVTTLFHEFGHGLHHLLSQVNERDVSGISGVEWDAVELPSQFMENFCWEWDVLRHMSAHVDTGAPLPRALFDKMLAAKNFQSGMQTLRQIEFSLFDMLLHTAHDPALDLMPLLNQVRAEVAVLQPPDWSRTAHTFSHIFAGGYAAGYYSYKWAEVLSADAYAAFEETVGQDGLPNVETGRKYRQAILEAGGSRPAMESFKAFRGRAPNLDALLRHQGMSGKK from the coding sequence ATGAACAATCCCCTGCTCTCTTTTGACGATTTGCCGCTGTTCGACCAGATCAAGCCGGAGCACGTGGCGCCCGCCGTCGACCAGTTGCTGGCCGCTGCCAGCGCCGCACTGACGAGGGTCACCGCCCCGGATTTTCCGGCGCGCTGGAGCGACATTGCCAGTGTGCTGGATGTCGCCACTGAAAAGCTGGGGCGCGCCTGGGGCGCCGTGAGCCACTTGAACAGCGTGGCCGACACACCCGAGCTGCGCGCCGCCTACAACGAGGCGCTGCCCAAAATCACCGAGTTTTTTACCCGCCTGGGAGCCGATGAGCGCTTGTATGCCAAGTACAAAGCGATTGACCCGACTTCACTGGATGCAGAGCAGCGCCAGGCCCACAAAAACGCGCTGCGCAACTTTGTGCTGGGCGGCGCGGAACTGGTGGGTGCCGACCGCGAGCGCTTTGCCGCCATCCAGGAGCGCCAAGCCGAGCTGGGCCAAAAATTCAGCGAGAACGCGCTGGACGCGACCGACGCCTTTGCCTACTACGCCCAGGCGTCTGAACTCGACGGTGTGCCCGATGACGTGCAGCAGGCCGCCTTGACCGCGGCACAAGCAGAAGGCAAAGAAGGCTACAAGCTGACGCTCAAAATGCCGTGCTACCTGCCGGTGATGCAGTTTGCCCGTAAGAGCGCCCTGCGCGAGAAGCTGTACCGTGCCTATGTCACACGCGCCTCGGATCAGGCCGACCCCCAAACGCGCAAATTCGACAACTCGGCCCTGATCAGCGAAATGCTGGCCTTGCGGCTGGAAGAAGCCAAGTTGCTGGGCTACCGCAACTTTGGCGAACTCTCGGTTGTGCCCAAAATGGCCGAATCGCCTGAGCACGTGGTTACCTTTTTGCGCGACCTGGCGACCAAAGCGCGGCCATTCGCCGAGCAAGACCTGGCCGACCTGCGCGAGTTCGCCACGCAACAGCTGAACTTGCCCGACCCGCAGGCCTGGGACTGGCCTTATGTCAGCGAAAAGCTCAAGGAAGCGCGCTACGCCTTCAGCGAGCAGGAAGTCAAGCAGTACTTTCCGGCGCCCAAAGTGTTGGCGGGGCTGTTCAAAATTGTGGAGACACTGTTTGACGTCAACATCCGGGAAGACCATGCGCCGGTATGGAATGCCGGTGTCAAGTTCTACCGGATCGAGCGCACAGGCCATCTTGTCGGCCAGTTTTACCTGGACCCCTCAGCGCGCACCGGCAAGCGCGGCGGTGCCTGGATGGACGACGTGCGCTCTCGCTGGTTGCGCCCGGACACGCATCAATTGCAAACGCCTGTGGCGCATCTGGTGTGCAACTTTGCCGAAGGCGTGGGTGACAAACCGGCGCTGCTGACACACGACGATGTCACCACCCTGTTTCATGAATTTGGTCATGGCTTGCATCACCTGCTGTCGCAGGTCAACGAGCGCGACGTATCGGGCATCAGCGGTGTGGAGTGGGACGCGGTGGAGTTGCCCAGCCAGTTCATGGAAAACTTCTGCTGGGAGTGGGACGTGCTGCGCCACATGAGCGCGCATGTCGACACCGGCGCGCCGCTGCCGCGCGCGCTGTTTGACAAGATGCTGGCGGCGAAGAACTTCCAGAGTGGCATGCAGACGCTGCGGCAAATCGAGTTTTCGCTGTTTGACATGTTGCTGCACACGGCGCACGATCCCGCGCTTGACTTGATGCCTTTATTGAACCAGGTGCGGGCCGAAGTGGCGGTGCTGCAACCACCGGATTGGAGCCGCACGGCCCACACCTTCAGTCATATTTTTGCCGGTGGCTACGCCGCCGGTTACTACAGCTACAAATGGGCCGAAGTTTTGAGTGCCGATGCCTACGCCGCTTTTGAAGAAACAGTGGGCCAGGACGGTTTGCCCAACGTGGAGACAGGCCGAAAATACCGCCAGGCCATTCTGGAAGCCGGCGGCAGCCGCCCGGCCATGGAGTCGTTCAAGGCCTTTCGCGGGCGCGCGCCCAATCTGGATGCCTTGCTGCGGCATCAAGGTATGTCCGGAAAAAAGTGA
- a CDS encoding response regulator transcription factor: MSLIPKKGTVYVVDDDEAVRDSLQWLLEGKDYRVRCFESGESFLSRYDAREVACLIVDIRMGGMTGLELQSRLLESHSPLPIVFITGHGDVPMAVDTMKKGAMDFIQKPFKEDQLVTLVERMLEQAKDTFADHQSAASRDALMARLTLREAQVLERIVAGRLNKQIADDLGISIKTVEAHRANIMEKLNANTVADLLKIALGQTPAKA, from the coding sequence ATGAGTTTGATACCAAAAAAGGGCACGGTTTACGTGGTGGACGACGACGAAGCGGTACGTGACTCGCTTCAATGGCTACTCGAAGGCAAAGACTACCGGGTCCGCTGTTTTGAATCCGGCGAGTCATTTTTAAGCCGTTACGACGCCCGCGAGGTGGCCTGTTTGATCGTGGACATCCGCATGGGTGGCATGACCGGACTGGAACTGCAAAGTCGTTTGCTGGAGAGCCACTCGCCACTTCCCATTGTCTTCATCACCGGCCACGGTGACGTGCCGATGGCGGTAGACACCATGAAAAAAGGTGCGATGGACTTTATCCAGAAGCCATTCAAGGAAGATCAACTGGTCACACTGGTCGAGCGCATGCTGGAGCAGGCCAAAGACACTTTTGCCGACCATCAGAGCGCGGCCAGCCGGGACGCCCTGATGGCACGTCTGACGCTGCGCGAAGCACAGGTGCTGGAACGCATCGTGGCCGGGCGCCTGAACAAGCAGATTGCCGACGACCTGGGCATCAGCATCAAAACGGTGGAGGCGCACCGCGCCAACATCATGGAAAAGCTCAACGCCAATACGGTCGCCGACTTGCTGAAAATTGCTTTGGGACAAACCCCCGCAAAAGCTTAG
- the rpiA gene encoding ribose-5-phosphate isomerase RpiA — protein sequence MTNPISQAAGALSQDELKTLVGQAALQYVAPGEIVGVGTGSTVNKFIDALASIRHLIKGAVSSSEASTLRLKALGIPVFDANEVAELSVYIDGADEIDGHGNMIKGGGAALTREKIVAALANQFVCIADESKLVQTLGRYPLPVEIIPMAAQRITQQFAALGGRAQVRLKGDQPLVTDNGQILLDVTGLQISDPLAFETLVSQWPGVVTVGVFAYQKAQVCLLGTARGVKTLTF from the coding sequence ATGACAAACCCTATTTCCCAAGCTGCGGGCGCGCTTTCGCAAGATGAACTCAAAACCCTGGTCGGCCAGGCCGCGCTGCAGTACGTGGCGCCGGGCGAAATCGTTGGCGTTGGCACCGGTTCTACCGTGAACAAATTCATCGACGCCCTGGCCAGCATAAGACATTTGATCAAGGGTGCGGTCTCCAGTTCGGAAGCCAGTACCCTGCGCTTGAAGGCCTTGGGCATTCCTGTCTTTGATGCCAATGAGGTGGCCGAGTTATCGGTTTATATCGATGGTGCCGATGAGATCGACGGCCACGGCAACATGATCAAGGGCGGTGGGGCAGCGCTCACGCGCGAGAAGATTGTGGCGGCGCTCGCCAACCAATTCGTCTGCATCGCCGATGAGTCCAAGCTGGTTCAGACCCTGGGCCGGTATCCCTTGCCGGTCGAAATCATTCCCATGGCGGCGCAGCGGATCACACAGCAGTTTGCTGCGCTGGGGGGCCGGGCGCAGGTGCGTCTCAAAGGCGATCAGCCGCTGGTGACGGATAACGGTCAGATTCTCCTTGACGTGACCGGATTACAGATAAGCGACCCGCTGGCCTTCGAGACGCTGGTCAGTCAGTGGCCGGGTGTGGTGACAGTGGGTGTTTTTGCCTATCAAAAGGCCCAGGTGTGCCTCTTGGGCACGGCCCGAGGGGTCAAGACTTTGACTTTCTGA